One region of Aminobacterium colombiense DSM 12261 genomic DNA includes:
- a CDS encoding cytochrome c biogenesis CcdA family protein produces MQQIFESIYSSLHASSGLALTAAFVWGVFSILLSPCNLVTIPLVVGYIESTRTEKSASAFTISLAFSSGIFVNLALVGMVLTSTGILMTDIGKYTNYIVACVFFLIGLHLLKVIQIPWFGQKEIKAGKNRGLSGALILGIVSGLALGPCSFAYVAPLLALTIKTAAVNLVFALSLVVFYALGHCSVIVIAGTSADFVSKFLQWDEHSKGLTIVNNICGVLILLAGLYFIYTVPQ; encoded by the coding sequence ATGCAGCAAATATTTGAGTCAATTTACAGCAGCCTCCATGCTTCTAGCGGATTGGCCTTGACAGCAGCTTTTGTATGGGGCGTTTTCAGCATACTCTTAAGTCCTTGCAACTTGGTGACCATTCCCCTTGTGGTAGGGTATATCGAAAGCACCCGAACTGAAAAAAGTGCTAGTGCTTTTACAATCTCCCTGGCCTTTTCCAGTGGAATATTCGTTAATCTTGCCCTTGTTGGCATGGTGCTTACCTCCACGGGAATTTTAATGACAGATATTGGCAAATATACAAACTACATTGTGGCCTGTGTCTTCTTTCTCATCGGCCTCCACCTTCTCAAAGTCATTCAAATTCCCTGGTTTGGACAAAAAGAGATTAAGGCGGGCAAAAACAGAGGACTTTCAGGAGCTCTTATTCTTGGAATTGTCTCTGGCCTGGCCCTCGGCCCTTGTAGTTTTGCCTATGTAGCCCCTCTGCTGGCCTTAACCATAAAAACTGCCGCTGTCAATTTAGTTTTCGCTCTCTCACTAGTGGTGTTTTATGCTCTGGGACACTGCTCTGTCATCGTTATTGCCGGAACATCAGCAGATTTCGTTTCTAAATTTCTTCAATGGGATGAACACTCAAAAGGGCTCACTATCGTTAATAACATTTGCGGCGTTCTCATTCTCCTGGCTGGTCTTTATTTTATATACACAGTTCCCCAATAA
- a CDS encoding PAS domain S-box protein, producing the protein MIELEQKLSQKELMLLVGEGLEKDPALERVLLERDYSMIAVSNLEDASIVIKRKPPFITFVKLSLVTDQKKLALLKGPEDFFFGRVVFIVDLFSDEAYLLAREIKSSIFIFPPFDGEKLRLLLSTLHPENKNPPPVPRKSTLKKNTGDIIPITQWTQDLSAQKKFLEENIPLKAEKDVQAFLLENHRLLHACTALTRVLEADRSTLDFFCVSSPEALQVVFQDSFSSKNAHFFATQCEALFEEKSFFQKKILLNLTGRSTESQILVRWSIPFDSTDYSTVHVVALDISTICQNLRELELQKGKFEKIFQSSPAGIVISDPSLKTLEVNNAFVKMFGFASKDEVMGQFLGDLVIPPKYHAQFLSICRMALDGKRVFIETQRRRKDGRIIDVFLNSSPLEMPGGIAAICFLYIDISERKREEMLLKRKLKIEQMVSEISADILNYPSLESALRGALPKMASYIAADRVSHVIVRKGVMRYSSEWCRHNVPSLKALYEGEREALPLQKDPWFCANLETGDTFNIEFDEKAGLAEEAMAIQNFMSRHKIGSFLVIPYRFRGEVDGFIVFEKIKSSFNWTNEEIGLFNLFSEMLSSLKDRDAAYEMLRQDREKYRLLFWQISEPFMVFDIIYDEFGTPSDVRFVELNEQAKRFLKKHGYDEVLGRSFLEIFPGAESVFKEKLNDVIAKEEPQTLSFYNDLFNCSMTISYFVPHKEQLVLLVSHTMKES; encoded by the coding sequence ATGATTGAGTTAGAGCAGAAACTTTCGCAAAAAGAATTGATGCTTCTTGTTGGGGAAGGTTTGGAAAAAGATCCAGCTCTGGAGCGCGTTCTTTTAGAGCGGGATTATTCTATGATCGCTGTTTCTAATCTCGAAGATGCTTCGATAGTGATAAAGCGAAAACCTCCCTTTATAACGTTCGTAAAGCTCTCCCTTGTTACAGACCAGAAAAAATTAGCCCTACTCAAGGGCCCTGAGGATTTTTTCTTCGGAAGAGTTGTTTTCATCGTAGATCTCTTTAGTGATGAGGCCTATCTTTTGGCGCGGGAGATCAAAAGCAGCATTTTTATCTTCCCTCCTTTCGATGGCGAAAAATTACGCTTGCTTTTGAGCACATTGCATCCTGAGAATAAAAACCCCCCGCCTGTCCCTCGCAAAAGCACTCTTAAGAAAAATACTGGTGATATCATACCTATAACACAATGGACACAGGATCTTTCCGCACAAAAGAAGTTTTTAGAAGAAAACATCCCTTTGAAGGCAGAAAAGGATGTACAGGCCTTTTTACTTGAAAACCACCGTCTTCTCCATGCATGCACAGCTCTTACACGTGTTTTAGAGGCAGATAGGAGCACTCTTGACTTCTTTTGCGTTTCGTCCCCGGAGGCTCTTCAGGTTGTTTTTCAAGACTCTTTTTCCAGTAAAAATGCCCATTTTTTTGCGACCCAGTGTGAGGCTCTCTTTGAAGAGAAGAGTTTTTTTCAAAAAAAGATTTTGCTTAACCTCACCGGTAGATCTACCGAATCCCAAATTCTTGTAAGATGGTCAATACCTTTCGATTCAACAGATTACTCGACTGTCCATGTAGTGGCTCTTGATATTTCCACCATTTGTCAAAATCTTAGAGAATTGGAACTTCAGAAGGGAAAATTTGAGAAAATTTTTCAAAGTTCCCCTGCCGGAATAGTCATTTCGGATCCCTCGCTGAAAACCCTTGAGGTAAACAACGCTTTTGTAAAAATGTTTGGGTTTGCCTCTAAAGATGAAGTTATGGGACAATTTCTTGGGGATCTCGTTATACCGCCTAAATATCACGCTCAGTTTCTTTCCATATGTCGAATGGCCCTTGATGGAAAAAGGGTTTTTATAGAAACCCAGCGTCGTCGAAAAGATGGCCGGATAATCGATGTTTTTTTAAATAGCTCCCCTTTGGAAATGCCTGGCGGCATTGCTGCTATCTGCTTTCTCTATATCGATATTTCTGAGAGAAAAAGGGAAGAGATGCTTTTAAAACGAAAACTGAAAATAGAGCAGATGGTTTCTGAAATTTCGGCGGATATTTTGAATTACCCCTCGCTAGAGAGTGCTTTGAGGGGTGCTCTTCCTAAAATGGCGTCATATATCGCAGCTGACCGCGTGAGCCACGTGATTGTGAGGAAAGGGGTCATGCGTTACTCATCAGAATGGTGCCGCCACAATGTTCCCTCTTTAAAAGCTTTGTATGAAGGTGAACGGGAAGCTTTGCCTCTTCAGAAGGATCCCTGGTTCTGCGCAAATCTTGAAACCGGAGACACTTTTAATATAGAATTTGATGAAAAAGCTGGACTAGCAGAAGAAGCCATGGCCATACAAAACTTTATGAGCCGGCATAAAATAGGCTCCTTTCTAGTGATCCCTTACCGTTTTAGGGGAGAGGTGGATGGTTTTATAGTTTTTGAAAAAATTAAAAGTTCTTTCAATTGGACTAATGAGGAAATAGGCCTTTTCAACCTTTTTTCAGAGATGCTCTCCAGCCTTAAGGATAGAGATGCGGCCTACGAAATGCTTCGTCAGGATAGAGAAAAGTATCGCCTTCTTTTTTGGCAGATCAGTGAGCCTTTTATGGTCTTTGACATCATATACGACGAGTTTGGAACCCCATCTGACGTGCGCTTTGTGGAGTTAAATGAACAGGCTAAACGTTTTTTAAAAAAGCATGGATATGATGAAGTGCTGGGCCGCTCTTTTCTTGAGATCTTTCCAGGGGCCGAGAGTGTTTTCAAAGAGAAATTGAATGATGTCATAGCGAAGGAAGAACCCCAAACTTTAAGCTTTTACAATGATCTTTTTAATTGTTCCATGACTATTAGTTATTTCGTTCCCCATAAGGAACAACTCGTTCTTCTTGTTTCTCACACGATGAAAGAGTCATAA
- a CDS encoding thioredoxin family protein encodes MSKVLDDFSAQYGDQVRVERVDVMQNSELAQKYEVRYVPTLVFEDGNGNILGKEVGYLSLEEIIIKLEEYGITLTSK; translated from the coding sequence ATGTCCAAAGTTTTGGACGATTTTTCTGCTCAATATGGTGATCAGGTTCGCGTGGAAAGGGTAGATGTAATGCAAAATTCAGAGTTAGCTCAAAAATATGAGGTCAGATATGTTCCTACCCTGGTTTTTGAAGATGGGAATGGTAACATCTTAGGGAAAGAAGTAGGCTACCTGTCTTTGGAAGAGATTATTATAAAATTGGAAGAGTATGGAATAACTCTGACATCAAAGTAG
- a CDS encoding diguanylate cyclase, which produces MKDWLGSILFLLVSAAGFFFGKGLGCGIFLFPATLLVFLLAFSIYGTKRANGIMLLFVSVLVPAHIIFFHFPLRIALPLYVMIFAVYCLSEFLRRQSAKEMAVFLDYIKQAGSASTIEKVCVPALDLIKRLMPDSAPAVALYDKKRNLFQILSAHDEYTGEGVSPDGTVPFENHVYSRVFVSGKPLIVDDIRSHPPYVEGTPGARSGLVVPIVWRDQKSGVIVVESRKLARFSSTDLRGLQFFAVILGEILTHLQVEQKLEANVAELKRTNEAFSSTQKALSNALDVSREQKANLEVLLKKFRDLFDIVQGMSLCRSAEELFSLVSWQLSQRLGYKNVYVFSRESFSKEITLQTWVGKLPEELKDLKGLEKGILLHVLETGEPYLATDVSKDSLYLNLDSDVRCQLIVPVISSNGLWGAVAVDDDVIGGITNQDQELLGVIAAHMALELENKESFARLNVEVNRLRTLLDIVQSFSVERADFEQVAPHVVQMLTSVFNYEKISIFRVEKKEDASFFLRALASNFVSMADLDEYSQKLYENGGGLVIRCAERGEIINTPNLAASSYYVNLSSKSTTSQLDIPILFGGEVFAVISMEKNSPFVKSDEGFFMILSKHLAALVAVQTAIEETKRKALIDDLTQLWNRRFLSMRIAEEQSRHERFGDPASMVMIDMANFKLINDTYGHLVGDKVLKSFASLLSECVRAGDIAGRFGGDEFLLILPGTVQKQAFHLVKRLQSSLEALHVEGVLHNISADFGVATVPEDASSLHEALKIADDRMYQSKVERRRRQEENKGT; this is translated from the coding sequence TTGAAAGATTGGTTAGGCAGTATTCTTTTCCTCCTTGTTTCAGCCGCTGGATTTTTCTTTGGTAAGGGACTAGGCTGCGGAATCTTTCTTTTCCCAGCGACCCTCCTTGTGTTTCTTCTCGCTTTTTCCATATATGGAACAAAAAGAGCGAACGGAATTATGCTTTTATTTGTTTCAGTTTTAGTCCCCGCCCATATTATTTTTTTTCATTTCCCCCTGAGGATAGCTCTTCCATTATATGTCATGATCTTTGCTGTGTACTGTCTTTCGGAATTCCTTCGGCGCCAATCCGCAAAAGAAATGGCGGTCTTCCTTGACTACATTAAGCAGGCTGGCTCTGCCTCAACAATAGAAAAGGTGTGTGTTCCGGCATTGGATCTTATCAAGCGCCTCATGCCGGATAGCGCTCCTGCCGTTGCCCTTTATGACAAAAAAAGAAATCTTTTTCAGATATTAAGCGCTCACGATGAATATACGGGAGAAGGAGTGAGTCCTGACGGAACAGTTCCATTCGAGAACCATGTCTATTCGAGGGTTTTTGTTTCGGGAAAGCCTCTGATCGTAGATGATATTCGATCTCACCCTCCTTACGTAGAAGGGACGCCTGGCGCCCGATCCGGTTTGGTGGTTCCTATCGTCTGGAGAGATCAGAAAAGCGGAGTGATTGTTGTTGAATCGAGGAAACTGGCCCGGTTTTCATCCACAGATCTTCGTGGTCTTCAGTTTTTTGCAGTAATTTTAGGTGAAATTTTAACCCATTTGCAGGTGGAACAGAAATTGGAAGCCAATGTCGCAGAGCTGAAACGGACCAATGAGGCTTTCAGTTCTACACAGAAAGCCCTTTCCAATGCTCTTGACGTGTCGCGGGAACAGAAAGCAAACCTGGAGGTTTTGCTTAAAAAGTTTAGAGACCTTTTTGATATTGTGCAGGGGATGTCCCTTTGTCGTTCCGCGGAAGAGCTTTTCTCCCTTGTATCCTGGCAGCTTTCCCAGAGGCTTGGGTATAAAAACGTATACGTTTTTTCTAGAGAGAGTTTTTCGAAGGAAATAACGCTGCAGACATGGGTGGGAAAACTTCCCGAAGAATTAAAGGATTTGAAAGGACTAGAAAAGGGTATATTGCTTCATGTTCTCGAAACAGGGGAACCTTATCTTGCGACAGATGTTTCAAAGGACTCTCTCTATTTGAATCTTGACAGTGATGTGCGTTGCCAGTTGATAGTTCCTGTTATTTCAAGTAACGGCTTGTGGGGAGCCGTAGCCGTAGATGATGATGTGATAGGCGGCATAACCAATCAGGATCAGGAGCTTTTGGGAGTTATAGCGGCACATATGGCACTTGAGCTTGAAAACAAAGAATCCTTCGCCCGTCTTAACGTGGAAGTGAACCGCCTCAGGACCCTTCTTGACATCGTACAATCTTTTTCAGTAGAGAGGGCCGATTTTGAACAGGTGGCACCCCATGTAGTGCAGATGTTGACATCAGTTTTCAATTATGAAAAAATATCCATTTTTAGAGTGGAGAAGAAAGAAGACGCATCTTTTTTCCTCAGGGCCCTGGCTTCCAACTTTGTAAGTATGGCAGATCTGGACGAGTACTCGCAGAAACTATACGAGAATGGCGGCGGGCTTGTGATCAGGTGCGCTGAAAGGGGAGAGATCATTAATACGCCCAACCTGGCGGCTTCTTCCTATTATGTAAACCTTTCTTCAAAGAGCACCACTTCTCAGCTGGATATTCCGATTCTTTTCGGCGGGGAGGTTTTCGCCGTCATTTCTATGGAAAAAAATAGCCCCTTTGTTAAAAGTGACGAAGGTTTCTTCATGATCCTCTCAAAGCATCTTGCTGCCCTTGTGGCAGTACAGACGGCCATAGAAGAAACGAAAAGAAAAGCCCTTATCGATGATTTGACCCAGCTCTGGAACAGGCGGTTTCTTTCCATGCGTATAGCGGAAGAGCAATCTCGCCACGAACGTTTCGGGGATCCTGCCAGTATGGTTATGATAGATATGGCTAATTTTAAACTGATTAACGATACCTATGGACACCTTGTCGGAGACAAGGTGTTGAAGTCATTTGCCTCTCTTTTAAGTGAGTGTGTGAGGGCTGGCGACATAGCTGGCCGGTTTGGCGGCGATGAATTCCTTTTGATACTGCCGGGGACTGTTCAGAAGCAGGCTTTTCATCTTGTTAAGCGGTTGCAAAGCAGTCTTGAAGCTCTTCATGTGGAAGGAGTGCTCCATAATATTTCAGCTGATTTTGGAGTGGCCACTGTTCCGGAAGACGCGTCTTCTCTTCATGAAGCTTTGAAGATTGCTGACGATAGGATGTACCAGAGTAAAGTAGAAAGAAGACGGCGGCAGGAAGAAAACAAAGGAACTTAG
- a CDS encoding NAD(P)H-dependent glycerol-3-phosphate dehydrogenase: MTTLSVFGAGSWGTALAHVLASNGHQVCLWCRRQEQAEFINSKRMNPDYLKDIPLAAGIYATWQLDEAATYSKNWVVAVPTQAIRTLFTSLQEFTPPISLCNVAKGIEIETLKCISQISKDFFPDTFYAVLSGPSHAEEVVRGFPTATIVASSSFETCQYWQRLFNSPRFRVYTGNDVAGVEIGGAVKNIIAIASGIAKAMNLGDNATAALVSRGLAEIMRLGAKMGAHPLTLAGLAGVGDLVVTCYSFHSRNFRLGKLLGEGKNLEEAKKILGQVAEGAFTVRAIVHLAREYDVELPIADSVYRLLYEGTSPKEELENLLTRDPKPEYPPAIFWS, translated from the coding sequence ATGACAACTCTTTCTGTTTTCGGCGCCGGAAGCTGGGGAACTGCCCTGGCCCATGTTCTGGCCAGCAATGGGCATCAGGTCTGCCTCTGGTGCCGTCGGCAAGAACAAGCTGAATTCATCAACTCAAAAAGAATGAACCCTGATTATTTAAAAGACATACCCCTGGCCGCTGGTATTTATGCAACGTGGCAATTAGATGAAGCTGCGACATATTCTAAAAATTGGGTTGTTGCCGTACCTACCCAGGCAATTCGCACTCTTTTCACCTCTTTGCAAGAATTTACCCCCCCTATATCCCTTTGCAATGTAGCTAAAGGGATTGAAATTGAAACATTGAAGTGTATTAGCCAGATTTCAAAGGATTTTTTCCCAGATACATTCTACGCCGTCCTTTCAGGTCCAAGCCACGCAGAAGAAGTTGTCAGAGGCTTCCCCACCGCAACGATTGTGGCTTCATCTTCTTTTGAAACCTGCCAATACTGGCAGAGGCTCTTTAATTCGCCGCGGTTCAGGGTCTATACTGGCAACGATGTAGCCGGTGTAGAAATAGGAGGAGCCGTAAAAAACATTATAGCCATTGCTTCTGGAATTGCTAAAGCAATGAACCTCGGGGATAATGCTACAGCGGCCCTTGTAAGCCGAGGGCTTGCTGAAATCATGAGACTTGGAGCAAAAATGGGAGCCCATCCCCTCACACTGGCAGGTCTTGCTGGCGTTGGGGATCTGGTTGTTACCTGCTATAGTTTTCACTCCAGAAACTTCAGGCTGGGGAAACTGCTTGGAGAAGGCAAGAACCTGGAAGAAGCCAAAAAGATACTTGGACAGGTTGCCGAGGGTGCTTTTACTGTTCGGGCCATAGTGCATCTGGCTCGTGAGTACGACGTTGAACTCCCTATAGCCGACTCTGTGTATCGACTATTATACGAGGGTACTTCTCCGAAGGAGGAACTTGAGAATCTTCTCACCCGAGACCCCAAGCCAGAATATCCACCTGCTATTTTCTGGTCATAA
- a CDS encoding cupin domain-containing protein gives MIICKDRQQKLKKDNPAGGTGSLHCLYAIPKGEGFSGSSFSMIGTMTLEPGASIGAHLHENDEECFVILSGEGLYEENDGTLHKVCAGDVTLTFRGERHGLSNTGKEPLVFIAMIVQ, from the coding sequence GTGATCATTTGCAAAGATAGGCAACAGAAGCTGAAGAAAGACAATCCTGCTGGAGGTACAGGTTCTCTCCATTGTTTGTATGCTATCCCCAAGGGAGAAGGTTTTTCTGGAAGCTCCTTTTCTATGATTGGAACCATGACCCTTGAACCGGGGGCTTCCATTGGAGCCCATCTGCATGAAAATGACGAGGAGTGCTTCGTTATTTTGTCAGGGGAAGGACTTTACGAAGAAAATGACGGGACATTGCATAAAGTTTGCGCTGGGGACGTGACCCTGACCTTCCGTGGTGAGAGACACGGCTTGAGCAATACAGGTAAAGAGCCCCTTGTTTTTATCGCTATGATCGTTCAATAA
- a CDS encoding DUF362 domain-containing protein encodes MAKAVVDKDACVGCETCVGACPVEAISMVDGKAEVDADTCIECGSCVSVCPVNAISQ; translated from the coding sequence ATGGCAAAAGCAGTCGTTGATAAAGATGCATGCGTTGGATGCGAAACCTGTGTAGGTGCTTGCCCTGTGGAAGCTATATCTATGGTAGATGGCAAAGCAGAAGTTGATGCCGATACCTGCATTGAGTGCGGAAGCTGCGTTTCAGTCTGCCCGGTAAACGCCATTTCCCAGTAA
- a CDS encoding PQ-loop domain-containing transporter, with protein MVIGKLFEALMVVCFGLAWPASIYKSWKSRSTGGKSLSFLIIILIGYAAGILHVILDYDGFNWIIILYGMNAIMVGIDTCLYFRNKRLETR; from the coding sequence GTGGTTATTGGTAAACTTTTCGAAGCTCTCATGGTGGTTTGTTTTGGACTTGCATGGCCAGCATCTATTTATAAGTCATGGAAATCCAGAAGTACTGGTGGTAAAAGTCTGTCTTTTTTAATTATCATTTTAATAGGGTATGCTGCAGGGATTCTTCATGTTATCCTAGACTATGATGGGTTCAACTGGATTATTATTTTATACGGCATGAATGCTATTATGGTGGGAATCGATACATGTTTGTATTTCAGGAACAAAAGGCTTGAAACTCGATAA
- the typA gene encoding translational GTPase TypA — protein MVQAEKIRNLAIIAHIDHGKTTLIDSIFKAAQIFRKGAHIEERVMDSNELERERGITIRAKHCTVEWNGYLINIIDTPGHADFSGEVERVLSTVDSVLLLVDANEGPMPQTRYVLMRALAMGLRPIVFINKVDRPHANPMSALNQTFDLFIELGAAEEQLDFPVLYGSGLDGWAVRDLNKYAHEGMKHLFETIAEYVPAPKVNLHAPFLMQVSTLAWNEYTGRIGCGKVLQGTLRKGENFIRYSTKWKKPNLRGEEWEICDEEQTRSVKMWVTRGLERQEVEEISAGDIVWISGPQEINIGDTFCSPELEGKTLPPLAIEEPTVSMFFLVNTGPFSGQEGQPITLRQLKARLEREKHVNVALRVEDIGRPDGVKVSGRGELHLSILIEEMRREGLEFCVSKPEVITREEDGRTFEPMEDLTIDVPEEYQGVVFEKLSRRKARLVSMDNTQTGLVRLSFQIPTRGLIGYRGEFLTDTRGLGIMNTVFAGYGPWVGTISPRNRGSLVSLDTGEATSYQLENLQERGTLFIEPGELVYEGMIVGENSRPGDMPCNPTKKKQATNHRSATKDLTTKLDVPRKMSLEKAMEWIAEEELVEVTPQSVRMRKAVLDYQERRKSTKKAS, from the coding sequence ATGGTTCAAGCTGAAAAAATTCGCAATCTGGCAATTATAGCCCATATTGATCATGGGAAGACCACGCTGATCGATTCTATTTTTAAGGCCGCACAAATCTTTAGAAAAGGGGCCCATATAGAAGAACGCGTTATGGATAGCAATGAACTTGAAAGAGAGCGAGGCATCACCATAAGGGCCAAGCATTGTACTGTCGAATGGAATGGATATTTGATAAACATTATAGACACTCCGGGACACGCTGACTTTTCTGGAGAAGTGGAACGCGTCCTCTCAACAGTTGATTCTGTCCTTCTGCTCGTCGATGCCAACGAAGGGCCCATGCCCCAGACACGATATGTACTCATGAGAGCTCTGGCCATGGGGCTGCGTCCTATTGTCTTTATCAACAAAGTGGACCGCCCTCACGCCAACCCCATGTCTGCGTTAAATCAGACCTTTGACCTCTTTATAGAATTAGGAGCCGCAGAAGAGCAGCTGGATTTCCCTGTTCTTTACGGATCAGGCCTGGATGGATGGGCTGTCAGAGATCTGAATAAATATGCCCATGAAGGAATGAAGCACCTCTTCGAAACTATTGCTGAGTATGTGCCTGCTCCAAAGGTGAACCTACATGCTCCCTTTCTCATGCAGGTAAGTACCCTTGCGTGGAATGAGTACACTGGGCGAATCGGGTGCGGTAAAGTACTTCAGGGAACCCTTCGTAAAGGTGAAAATTTTATCCGTTACTCCACAAAATGGAAAAAGCCCAATCTCAGAGGAGAAGAATGGGAGATTTGCGATGAAGAACAGACCCGCTCTGTAAAAATGTGGGTTACGCGAGGACTAGAGCGTCAGGAAGTGGAAGAAATATCGGCAGGGGATATCGTCTGGATCTCCGGCCCCCAGGAGATCAACATCGGAGACACCTTCTGCTCGCCAGAGCTTGAAGGGAAGACCCTCCCTCCCCTGGCCATAGAGGAACCTACCGTATCTATGTTCTTTTTGGTCAATACCGGACCTTTTTCAGGGCAGGAAGGACAACCTATTACTCTGCGTCAATTAAAAGCCCGCCTTGAAAGAGAAAAACATGTCAATGTCGCTCTTCGGGTAGAGGATATTGGGCGTCCTGACGGAGTAAAGGTGTCAGGACGAGGAGAGCTTCATCTTTCCATTCTCATCGAGGAAATGAGACGGGAAGGTCTCGAATTTTGCGTATCCAAACCGGAAGTCATTACCAGGGAAGAAGATGGACGAACATTTGAGCCCATGGAAGACCTCACTATTGATGTCCCAGAGGAATATCAGGGAGTAGTATTCGAAAAACTCTCCCGAAGAAAAGCTCGACTCGTCTCTATGGATAATACCCAAACAGGTCTCGTACGGCTCTCTTTTCAGATTCCTACTCGGGGACTTATTGGGTATCGGGGAGAATTTCTTACAGACACGAGAGGCCTTGGCATTATGAATACCGTATTTGCCGGATATGGCCCATGGGTCGGCACCATATCCCCACGCAATCGAGGAAGCCTCGTCAGCCTTGATACTGGAGAAGCGACAAGTTACCAGCTTGAGAACCTCCAGGAACGGGGAACCCTTTTCATAGAACCGGGAGAGCTTGTTTATGAGGGAATGATCGTGGGAGAAAATTCGCGCCCCGGAGATATGCCCTGCAACCCAACTAAAAAGAAGCAGGCTACGAACCACCGCTCAGCGACAAAAGACTTGACAACCAAGCTGGATGTCCCTCGTAAAATGTCCCTTGAGAAAGCAATGGAGTGGATTGCAGAAGAAGAGCTAGTGGAAGTAACACCCCAATCTGTAAGAATGAGAAAAGCTGTTCTTGATTATCAGGAACGAAGAAAATCCACAAAAAAAGCAAGCTAA
- the prxU gene encoding thioredoxin-dependent peroxiredoxin (Most members of this family contain a selenocysteine.), with translation MTEKKSGCTVPIAKIEKQESQKEQVEAKSSQKEEGKMTIMVGRKAPDFTAPAYYKGTFTTVTLSDFAGKWVLLCFYPGDFTFVUATEVSAVADRYEEINGLGVEVISVSVDSQFVHKVWNDTELSKMAEGGVPFHMASDGGGNIGSAYGVYDSVAGVDVRGRFIIDPDGVIQAMEVLTPPVGRNVDEMIRQIKAFQLVRETGGSQVTPSGWQPGGKVLEPGIELVAKVWQKWNPRDVYKK, from the coding sequence ATGACAGAAAAAAAGAGCGGCTGCACTGTACCTATAGCAAAAATCGAGAAACAGGAATCTCAGAAAGAACAAGTTGAAGCAAAATCCTCACAGAAGGAGGAGGGTAAAATGACCATTATGGTAGGAAGAAAAGCTCCTGACTTCACAGCTCCAGCCTATTATAAAGGAACTTTTACGACCGTTACATTGTCTGATTTCGCAGGCAAATGGGTTTTGCTATGTTTCTATCCAGGAGATTTTACTTTCGTCTGAGCTACTGAAGTGTCAGCAGTTGCTGACAGATATGAAGAAATTAATGGCCTTGGCGTAGAAGTTATTTCCGTAAGTGTGGACAGCCAGTTTGTTCATAAAGTATGGAATGACACAGAGCTTTCGAAAATGGCGGAAGGCGGAGTTCCCTTCCATATGGCTTCAGATGGTGGCGGAAACATAGGGAGCGCCTACGGAGTATATGATTCCGTAGCCGGGGTAGATGTGCGGGGCCGTTTCATTATTGATCCGGACGGCGTTATACAGGCCATGGAGGTTCTTACTCCACCCGTGGGGCGCAATGTAGACGAAATGATTAGGCAAATAAAAGCCTTTCAACTTGTAAGAGAGACTGGTGGATCCCAAGTTACCCCGTCTGGCTGGCAGCCTGGCGGCAAAGTTCTTGAACCAGGTATTGAGCTCGTGGCAAAGGTCTGGCAAAAATGGAATCCACGTGACGTTTACAAGAAGTAA